One segment of Belonocnema kinseyi isolate 2016_QV_RU_SX_M_011 chromosome 7, B_treatae_v1, whole genome shotgun sequence DNA contains the following:
- the LOC117176324 gene encoding uncharacterized protein LOC117176324 has product MSPNRLREPNPGATFQSIVRYVMDHSRITEDKARYLTIEVLKAGMAMGKIKRTPVSTYFLTTSKPPPLVNRIRDPRLSDDSEDTLSDLSN; this is encoded by the coding sequence ATGTCCCCGAATAGATTGAGAGAGCCCAATCCGGGTGCTACTTTCCAGAGCATTGTTCGTTATGTGATGGATCATTCTCGGATTACAGAGGATAAAGCGCGATACTTGACCATCGAAGTACTCAAAGCTGGCATGGctatgggaaaaattaaaagaacaccTGTTAGCACGTATTTCCTGACGACTTCGAAACCACCACCTCTTGTTAACAGAATACGTGATCCACGATTGAGCGACGACAGCGAAGATACTCTCTCAGATTTAAGCAATTAG